AGTACTCCACCACCGGGTGGGCCAGTTGGCTCCCCTCTTCCTTGCCGAGTTTTTTGGCGAGGGAGCCGGCGAGCACGTTGCGCACCACCACTTCCACCGGAACGATGGCCACTTTTTTCACCAGCATGTCGCGGTCGTTGAGCTTTTTCACGAAATGGGTTTTCACCCCGTTTTTTTCGAGAAACTCGAAGAGATGGGCGGTGAGCATATTGTTCATCACCCCTTTGTCCACGATGGTGCCGCGCTTCTGCGCGTTGAAGGCGGTGGCGTCGTCCTTGAAGTGCTGTATCACCTGATCCGGATTGTCGGTGAGATACAGGATTTTGGCCTTGCCCTCGTAAATCTTTTCCATCTGCCTGGTCACGGTTTCCTCCGAATGCGGCGTCAGCCGCCAAATACGCGTTTGAAAATTTCGTCCACGTTCCTTAGATAATAGTTCAGGTCGAACAATTCTTCAATCCGGGCCGGCGTGAGGCGCTCGGCTATCTTCGGCTCGGCCCTGACGACATCCTTGAAAAGCAGTTCCTCGCGCCAGCAGCGCATCGCCAGCCCCTGCACCAGCGCATAGGCGTCTTCGCGGATCATGCCGCTTTCCACCAGCGCCAGCAGCACCTTTTGCGAGTAAAAAAGGCCGTAGGTGGCGTCGATGTTTTTCAGCATCCGCTTGGGATATACGTGCAGCCCCTCGATGACCTTACGCATCTTTTCCAGCATGTAATGCAGCAGCGTGGTGCTGTCCGGCACGATCACCCGCTCGGCGCCGCTGTGGCTGATGTCGCGCTCGTGCCACAGCGCCACGTTTTCCAGCGCGGTATGCATGTTGCCGCGCATCACGCGGGCCAAGCCGCACATCTGCTCGCACACCACCGGGTTGCGCTTGTGCGGCATGGCGGAAGAGCCTTTCTGCCCCTGGTGGAACGGCTCTTCGGCCTCCAGCACCTCGCTGCGCTGGAGGTGGCGGATTTCGAGGGCTATTTTTTCGATGGTGGCGGCCGTAATGGCGAGCGCCGCCATGTAGTCCGCATGCCGGTCGCGCTGAATGATCTGCGTGCTGATGGGGGCGGGAACCAGCCCCATCTTTTCGCAGACGTATTTTTCGATATCCGGGCTGCAATGCGCGTGGGTGCCCACCGCGCCGGATATTTTCCCCACGCCGATGGTTTCGACGGCGCTCACCAGCCGCTTGCGGTTGCGCCGCATCTCGGCGTGCCAGAGCGCCAGCTTGAGGCCGAAGGTGGTCGGCTCGGCGTGTACGCCGTGGGTGCGCCCCATGCACGGCGTCATCTTATACGCGTATGCCTGCTTCTCCAGCGCGGCGAGAAAAAGGTCCAGCTTTTCCAGAATCAATCCGCCGGCGCGTTTCATCAAGGCGCAGAGCGCGGTGTCCACCACGTCGGACGAGGTGAGTCCCATGTGGACGTACCGGCTTTCCGGCCCGACGAATTCGGCGACGGACGTGAGGAAGGCGATAACGTCGTGCCGCACCTCGCGCTCGATCTCGTCTATGCGCGCAACATCGAAGTTCGCCTTTTGCCTGATGACGGCAAGCGCGCCGGCGGGGATGTTTCCCAGCTTGTGGTGCGCCTCGCATGCGGCGATTTCCACCTCCAGCCAAGCGGCGAATTTGTTGTGCGGCGACCAGAGGGCGGCCATTTCCTTAAGCGTGTATCGTTCTATCATCGGAGAATTTCCTTATACATCGTGCAATTCGCCGGGGTGGTCCTGCCGCGCTATCTCGCATTTTATTTTGTGCCCCGCCGCGGCGAAAAAGCTGTCGGCCCCCACGCGGACGAGGTTGGGGTTATTATTCTGCCTGCTCAGGTGGGCGAAGATGACGGTATTGAGGCCGTCCCCCGCCGCGTCCGCCAGCAGGGCCATGCAATCGTCGTTGGAGAGATGCCCCAGTTTGCCGGCGATGCGCTGTTTCAGCGGCCAGGGGTAGGGGCCGATTTTCAGCAGCTCCGGATCGTGATTGCTCTCCACCAGCGCGAGATGCGCCAAGCGGAACTTTTCCACGGCGCGCACGGTAACGTGCCCCAGATCGGTCATTATCAGCGCGCGGCGGCCGCCGCATTCGCCCAGGTATGCCACCGGCTCGGCGGCGTCGTGCGGGATGGCAAAGGGGTGCAGCGTGATGTCCCCCACGGTGAACGGCTCATCGGGGGTGACGGTCTCAAGCCGCCCCGCTTTTTCCAGTTGCCCGTTGGCGGCCAGCGCGGTGCCGCGCGTGAGGTACAGCGGTATCCCGTACCTGCGCGAAAAAAGCGCCGCGCCCCGGATGTGGTCGGCGTGTTCGTGGGTGATGGCGATGGCTTTGATGTCCCCCGGCTCGAAGCCGATCCGCTTGAGGCGGTTTTCCAGTTCGCGGCAGGCGAAACCGGCGTCTATCAGCACGGCGCTGGTATCGCTGTGGACGAGGATGGCGTTCCCCTCGCTGCCGGAACCGAGCACGCAAAGCTTCATCTCTCGCCGCCGTTTTCGTACATGTGGTAAAGCAGCGGCAGCAGCAGCTCGTGGTGGCCGATGACGCGGTACCCCTTGCCGCCGGTGGTGACCGGGCGGTAGACCACGTTCACGCCGGGGCGGTAGTGCATGATCATGTCGAAATCGACGGCGGTGAAATCGCGCACGTCGCCGCCCAGATTGCGGGCGGCGGAAAGCGCCTTGATGAAAATTTCGGGCAGGATGACGGCGGAGCCGACGTTGAAGTAACAGCCGCCGCCGGTGAGCGTTTTAAGCATCGCGGTGAAAACGCGGAAATCGTCGAAGCTTTTTTCGCCGATGAGCGCGCCGTCCGTTTGCGGATGGATGTGGGTGATCTCGCAGCCGATGGCGGCGTGGACGGTTGCCGGTATCCCCTTGGCGGCGCAGGCGGCGAGGATGCTCTTGTCCGCGTGCGGCATTTTTTTGTCGAGGATGTATTGGCCGATGCACTGGCCGAAGCCCGTCTCCGGGTAGGCGCGCAACGCCTCCATCGTCATGGCGGCGGTCTCCTCCACCATGCCGAAGCGGCCGGTTTTCACTTCTTCCTCCACGTCCTCGCTGGTCTCGCCGATGAGGGCGATCTCAAGGTCATGCACAGCTCCCGCGCCGTTCATCGCGATGCCGGTGATGACGCCGCGCCCTATCCAGTCGATGAGGATGCTGGAGCAGCCGGCCTTGATGACGTGCGCGCCGATGGCGAAAATGACCCCTTTGCCGTGCTTGTGCGCGGCCCGCAGGTGGCCGGTGATGGCCTTGAAGTCCGACGCCTTGAGCTGCCTCGGCAGCAGGTCGGCGATGTTTTTCGATGCGCGGTAGCCGTCGACGTTGGCGAAATCGGCGATTTTCACTTTATTCGTCCGCTGGGCGATGGGGTAGCTGGTGATCTTCCCGAAATCGGCCCGCTCATGTTTTTTCGTCATACAGACCCGAAATTATAGTTCAGGATTTGGAGCGAAAGCCCCCCGATATTTTCCGGGTTAATGCCGATCAAGAAATGCCTCGATTTCTTCCGCTATTTTGGCGCGGGATTTTTTATTGTCTTTGAGTTTAGCCGCCCATGCCCTGCCCGGATGCAGAATATCCCACGGACTATTTTGTTGATTGTGCCGCCCCGAACCCGGGTCGTGGTTTCCAAAACCATCCACCACTTTGTTCCAAAGGGGTGAAAATTTCTCGATCAAGAGGGATTCGCCCAGCGGAATCCAAATATCGTCAACAGCCAAGTATCTGCAAAAAAAGTCTTTTGCATCGAGGTTTTCAGCGTCTTCAATGGATGCAAGATGTTCCTGCAACCGTTTAAACAAAACGTTCCCCGGCTGCTCATCCAAGCCGAAGCCCCCTTTCCGGGCTCCGGCGGGAACGGCCTTGCCCACATAGATGGGCCAATCGAATTTCCTGTTTTTATTTTTCGCCGATATCCGTTTATAGAGGGGAAAATTTCCCGCATAGTAGATTGCGTAAACACCCGCCCCATCGAATTTCAGGACATCCTTCAATTGATGGGCTTTCTGCTCAAGAAGGGCATCGGCGACGCTAAGCCCCAAGTTTTTTTTATCAAGTGGATTAAATGGTTTGTCGTTCATACGTCATTCAATTGTGTCCGCGAAGCAGGGATGCCACGCTTTCCGCCACCGCCTGCCCCAGCCTTACCGGAACGGCGTTACCAATCTGACGCATCGACTCCGTCCATGTGCGGGGGAACAGGTATTTGTCCGGGAAGGTTTGCAAGCGCGCGGATTCCCTCACCGTGAAATAGCGCACATCGCCGGAAGGCAAGACCATCATGTTTTCGCCCCCCGGCACACCATGATCCCCGGCCTTAAGGGTTTTCGCGGGTTCATCAAGGGGGCTGCCTGTATGCCCCGGATAGGTTTTCGCCCCATCGTTAAAAACATGGTTGGGAATTGTCCGCGCTTCTTTCGCGCGGGGATCGGGAAGGCCCGCGATGGCGTCCCGCACCGTGGCCCAAGGTTTCAGGGTTGGCCCAAACAGGCGGGATTCCATTCGCCGTATTTTGGGGGCCAATCTTTTATCCATCCGCGGAATGTGGCGGGAGGAAACGCCATGCCGTTTCCAGTAAGCTCCGCTGATCCACTGGTCAAACAACAACGCATCCTGTGAATGTGTCGGCGCCGGAAAATTCCACTCAAGGTCGATATCGGCGCGAACCGCCACAAAAAACACCCGTTCCCTTTTTTGGGGAACACCGAAATCCGCGGCGTTTAAAAGGCGGAAAAGGACTTTATAAGAAACGTCTTTCCGCCGGGATTGGGTGTGATGCCTTTCAAGGCGCGATAGATGTTCTTCCCAGCCCTCTTCCCGTTTTGCCGCCAAAAAGGGATAGGATAACTGAAGAACGATATACTCAAAATATTTCGAAAAGGCGGGCCGAAGGAGTCCTTTGACGTTTTCAAAAATGACCGCTTTCGGTTGCAGTTCCCTCACCGCCCGAACCGCTTCCGGGAATAAATCACGGCGGTCATTGAACCCCCTATGTTTTCCGGCGAGGGAGAAGGGCTGGCACGGGGGGCCTCCCGCGACAAGGGTTATTTCGCCGTTCAGCGCGGAATAATCAAATTTCCTCACGTCATGCTGGAAAATAGGCCATGCGGCAACCGGCTTCACGCCCCTTTTTTTATTTTCCCGCAGGGTCTCGCATGAATCGGCATCGTATTCAATGACCGCCTTGTGGCTGAACCCGGAGTTGGAAACCCCCATCGCCAAACCACCGGCCCCGGCAAACAGTTCGATTGAATTCACTTACCGCCCCAAGAAATTGAGAACTTTTTTCTTCATTGAACCACTGTTATCAATCTCGCATGTCCAAATAGTTAGTGCCATCCACCCCATGCGTTTAAGCATCTTCATATTATACCCGTCCCGCTTTTTATTTCCCTCCAATTTTGCGCGCCAGAATTTTCGCCGGGCATGGGGAAGCCGCCGCCCGTCCGCGCAGTTATGCCTGTGCCAAAAACAACCGTTTACAAATATCACCTTTTTCTTTTTGGCGAAGACCATATCGGGCGTACCGGGCAGTTTTTTCACATGCAGCCGGTATCGATAACCCAAGGAATGGACAAGGCGGCGGACGGCCAGTTCGGGTTGGGTATTCCTGCTTTTCACCTTGCCCATTAAGCGGCTTCGCTCTATCGGGGATAAGGGGTCTGATCTTTTTGGCGGCACGGTTTGATTTTACCGGAAAACCGGGTCCAATGCGGAGTTTGCCTGCGGCGGCGGCTTGGCGCATAATAGGCGCCGGGGGATTGTAATGGGAAATTACGAAGCGGCGGTGCTTATCGTCGACGATGACGAAGTGGCGCTATTGACGCTGGGCAGCATTCTCAAGCTGGAAGGCTTTCAGGCTCTCACCGCCCGCAACGGACTTGAGGCGCTCAATGTCCTGGAGCGGGAAAGCGTGGATATGATTATCGCCGACCAAAAAATGCCCCATATGGACGGTCCGGGACTGCTCAAAGAGATGAAGAAGCGGGGAATTTCCCTGCCGTTCATCATGCTGACCGGCCACGGCACCATCGATATGGCGGTCGCCATGATGAAGGATGGCGCCACCGACTATATGATCAAGCCGTTTGAACCGCTGGCGCTGGTGGCGGCCGTCCGCCGCAACCTGGAATTCCGGCGGCTGAATGAAGAAAACGTAAAACTCAAAAGCCAGCTAAAAGAACAATACAGCTTCCACAATATCGTCACGCAGTCCGCCCTGATGAAACGGGTGCTGGAAACAACCGAAAAAGTGGCCGCCGCCCTCAATACCACCGTGGCGATCTACGGGGAAAGCGGCACCGGCAAAGAGGTGCTGGCCCGCGCCATTCACTTCTCCGGCCCCCGCATGGCGAACAACTTCGTGGCGGTGAACTGCGCCGGCATCCCCTCCACTCTGCTGGAATCGGAGCTATTTGGCCACGTCAAAGGGGCATTCACGGGGGCGGACCGCGAACGGGACGGCAAGTTCGGCCTAGCGCAGAAAGGAACCATCCTGCTCGATGAGATCGGCGATATGCCGATGGACCTGCAGGTGAAGCTGTTGCGGGTGTTGCAGGAACGGGTATACGAAAAAGTCGGCTCCAATCAGCCGATAAAGGCCGATTTCCGGATTATCGTGTCGACCAACCGCAATTTGGAGGAAATGGTTGGACGGGGAAGTTTCCGGGCCGACCTCTTCCACCGCATCAGTTCGTTTCCGATAACGCTGCCGCCGCTGCGCGAGCGGAAAGAAGATATCCCGCTGCTGGCAAGACACTTCCTCGATCACCTGCGGGAAGAACTGGGAAAGCCGCTCCCTGGCCTTTCGGAGAAGGCGATGGAAAAACTGCTGGGGTACGGATGGCCCGGCAACATCCGCGAACTGAAAAATTGCCTTGAACGGGCCGCCATCCTCACCGAAGGCGAGTTGATCCAGCCGAAACACCTCATCATCAACGAAGATAATGACCGCGCCGCGCCCGGCGGAAGCCGGCCCGGCCATGTACATCTTGTGATAGACCTCCCCGAAGAAGGGTTTTCAATGGAAAAGGTTACGGACGAAGTGCTGAAGCTGGCCCTTGAAAAATGCGGCGGCAACAAATCAAAAGCAGCCGACTTGCTAAAACTGGACCGGAGCATCTTTTACCGCCGCCTCTAACCATCTCCCCCTGAAAAACATAAAATATCCCAAAGATACCGCACTATCACGTTTTTACCGCACAATTTAAGATGCAGTAAAATTATATATAGCTGATTTATCTATTATTACAATTGGCACAGATTATGCTAATTACTAAGCATAGGTTGTAGGAGTCAGGCAGTAAATGACAAAAAAGATTTTTAAGTTGTTTGTTGCATTGGTTTTGACCGCCCATTAAACACGTTAAAAAAACGGGGGGTTTTCCCCTCCCCTCCCCTTTCCCCCCGTTTTTTTCTTTTTCCCTTCCCTTTCCGCTTTTTCCCCGTTTTGCTATAGTAAGCGGTGAGTTCTTTCGCCAAAGGGGGGATCGTGATCAAGAAAAGTTGTTTTGCCGCCATTTTCCTGTTTGCCGCCGCCGGGGCATTTGCCGACACGGACACTCCGCCCACAGCGGTTGAAGCAACGCCGGAAGAGGTGGCTCCGCCAGCGGAAGCGAAGCCAGCAAAAGCTGCGGCACCGCCGGAAGAAGCGAAGCCGGTCGAAGCCCCCGCCCCGAAATTCGGATCCCTTGCCATCATCTCCACCCCTGCGGGAGCCGCCGTGCTTCTGGACGGCAAACCGGCAGGAAACACGCCGTTGGTGGCCGAACAGTTGACTCCCGGCGAACATATCATCCAAGTGAGCAAAGAAGGGAGCATCGGCCATACCCAGGCCATAACGGTCACCGCTGGAGCCCGCGCCGATGTGGCGGTAACGCTCAAGCCGAAGGAAGAAGAGGACAAAGCCCCCCCGCAGATCATCCATACCGTGGGACAAAAACCGCGCGAAGGACGCTCCTACACGGTACGAACCTCCGCGCGCGACAACAAAGGGGTCAAGGAGGTTTTTCTCCACTTCCGCGCGAAGCAGGCCGGAGGAGACTACGTTAAAAGCCCCATGTTCAAGCTGGCGGAAGGCCTCTACGAAGGGGTGGTTCCCAGCAACTTCGTAAAAGGGAGCACACTGCAATATTATCTGGGCGCCGTGGATGCCGCCGGGAATATTGGACTGGATGGCACCCCGGAATCGCCGTATGAGATGGCCATCCAGGCACTGGACAAAGAACCGCCGTCAATCATGCACGAGCCGGCAAAAAACATCTCCGATGCCTCTGAACTGGTTATATCAGCTAAAGTGCTGGATAACTCCGGAACCGCCACCGCCCAGTTCGCCTACCGGAAAGCGGGAGAAAAAAACTTTGTGAAAGAGGTCCGGCCCGCCACCGCCAACGGCGCGGCTTCCCTCAATATCCCGGCGGCGATGATGGGCGGCAACGCGGTTGAATACTACATTGAGGCATGGGACGAGGCGGAAAACCGCGCAACCGCCGGCTCCGCCGAAAAACCGCTCTCCATCGAAATATTAAAAGTAAAGCCCTATGCCGAAGGAATGGTGATCGAACGCAAAGAAGGGGCCAAAGAGGCGGTTATCAATATCGGCTCGCTGGATGGCCTGAAAAAAGGGGATGTGCTGAACGTTATCCGGGCCGATGAAAAAATCGTCGACCAGGCGACCGGGCAGATACGCCACATCAAGCAGGTTGCCGTGGGAAAAATCAAGGTCACGGCCCTCACCCCGAAGACCGCCACCGTGGAAGTGACCGCGGAGATCGCCCCTGAAAAAATCGTTGCCAACCAGCCCACCCAGTTGGTGCGCCTGCGCTGCGGCCCTGTGGGCGGGATCACCGCCACTTCCACCAAAATCCGCGCGGTCGATCTTGCCTGGATGCCGGCCAAAGAGCCCGAAGCGGCCGGCTATATCATCTACCGCGGCGAAACGCGGGAAGGGAAATACGCCATCATCGCAACGCTCAAAGGGGCCGAAACCGCCGCCTACGCCGACACCGACAGCAAGGCGAGCCCGATCAACGATGAAACAACCTACTATTACAAAGTGGCCGCCGTTAACGCCGAAAAGGTGGAAGGTCTCCCTTCTGAACCCGCGGCGGCAACCACCAAGGGAGGTCCCGCCGCCCCCGCCGCCTTCAAGGCGGTTTCCAATGAAATCCTCCAAGTGACCTTCAACTGGACCAAGCCGTCCGATCCGGAAACCGCCGGCTATATCCTCCAAAAGGCCGATACGGAAGACGGCAAGTTTACCGATGTACTTTCCATAAAAAGGGGGGAAGACCTCCAGGCCGTGCTTAAAGCATCCAAGGAAACGCCCTTGGAAGATGGCCGCGCCTATTACTACCGGCTGCTCGCGGTGAACAAGGTGGGGAAAGCGGGTAAACCGTCCGCCACGGTGGCCGCCACCACCCATCCGAAGCCGGAAGCCCCGGCCGCGCCGCGCATCGCCAAAGAGTTCGTCCGCAGCATCTCCCTCAACTGGGATCAACATCCCGACAAGGACGTCGCCGGCTATCTGGTCTACCGGCAGGACGCGCCGGGGGGCGAATTCAAGAAAATCGGCGAAACGAAGGAACGCGCGGCAACCGCCTTGACCGACAAGGGGAACCACCTCAAGGATGGCGCCGAATACCACTACGCGATTTCCGCATACCTCAAAGGGGGAGCCGTGGAAAGCCCCCTCTCGCAAGCCGTAAAGGCCGCCACCTTCGGCCCGCCCGAAACCCCGCGGGACTTTAAGGCAAGCGCCGGAAAATTCCGCGAAGTGCAATTGACCTGGACGCCCATCAAGCAAGAGGATATCGCCGGTTACGAACTGTTCCGCGACGCCGATGGAAAAAAACCCGAGTCGATAAAAAAACTTCCCGGGCGTGACGTGGCCGCCTACACCGACAAGGGAGGGGTGTTTGGCGCGCTAAAGGACAACGCCGCTTACCAATACCGAATTGCCTCGTATAACGTGGCCGATGTGCCAAGTGCGCAGTCGGAGCCGGTGACGGGCGTTACCAAGCCGTTGCCCGCCAAACCGGCCGGCCTTGACGGAACCAGCGGCGAAGTGAAGCGGACATCCCTTAAATGGAACGCCAACGCCGAAAAAGATATCAAAGAATATCTAGTCTACCGAAGCATGAACGCCGACAAGGGCTTCTCCCCGGCCGGAAGCGCGAAAGAAACCTCTTTCACCGCCGGCAAACTGGAAGACGGCGCAACATACTACTTCCGCGTGACGGCGAAAGATACCGACGGATTGGAAAGCGAACCGTCGGATACCGTCAACGTCGCCACCAAGCCGCTGCCAGCGGCTCCCGGCGCCCCCGCCGCCACGGCGGAACAGACCGTGGCCGGCCTTTCCTGGAACCCCTCCCCCACCGGCGACGTGGTGAAATACAACATCTACAAAAAAGGATTTTTGGGCGGGTCGATTGCCGGAACGGTCACGGATACGTCTTTCACGGTGAAAGACCTCAAAGCGGATTCTTCCTACACGTTCTATGTTACGGCGGTCGATTCCACCGGGCTTGAAAGCAAGCCCTCAGCCGCCGTTGACGTAAAAACGCCGAAATAAACAGCAACAGCAGCTACTTGTCATCCTGAGCTATAGGCGAAGGATCTCTTTCCGGAAAGGGATTCTTCGCTCCGCTCAGAATGACATGCCTAAATAATTTTTCAACGCCCCGCGGGTTCCCGCTTTTTTTCGCCTGATGCGGGAGGCCGCTTATTTGCGGTTGATGGCGCGGTGGGCGATGTCTTTGCGGTAAAACATATCCTTGAACTTGATGGTGGCGGCCCGTTCGTAGGCGCGCCTCACCGCCTCTTCGATGGTCGATCCGCCGGCGGTTACTCCCAGCACGCGCCCCCCGGCCGTCACGATCTTGCCCCCTTCCAGCTTTGTGCCGGCATGGAAGACCACCACGTTTTCAGCATCGGCGTTAAGCCCTTCGATGGGAAACCCTTTTGCAAAATCGCCTGGATAACCATCGGAGGCGATCACCACACAGACGGCGGCGTCGTTTTTCCATTGTGGCGTAACGCTCATGACGTTCCCCGCCACCGCCGCTTCCAGCAGGGTCAGCAGATCGCCGTGGTAGCGGAACATCAGCGGCTGCGCCTCGGGGTCGCCCAGGCGGACGTTGAATTCCAGCACATACGGCTCGCCGTTGCTCACCATGATCCCCGCATAGAGGAAACCGGTGAACGGGCATCCCTCTTCGCGCATCGTTTTGATGAGCGGGGCGATGACCTTGCGCCTGATTTTTTCATCCACCTCTTTCGTCACCACCGGCGCGGGACTGTAGGCTCCCATACCGCCGGTGTTCGGCCCCTTGTCGCCGTCAAAAATCCGC
The genomic region above belongs to Nitrospinota bacterium and contains:
- the vsr gene encoding DNA mismatch endonuclease Vsr, with product MGKVKSRNTQPELAVRRLVHSLGYRYRLHVKKLPGTPDMVFAKKKKVIFVNGCFWHRHNCADGRRLPHARRKFWRAKLEGNKKRDGYNMKMLKRMGWMALTIWTCEIDNSGSMKKKVLNFLGR
- a CDS encoding fibronectin type III domain-containing protein, translating into MIKKSCFAAIFLFAAAGAFADTDTPPTAVEATPEEVAPPAEAKPAKAAAPPEEAKPVEAPAPKFGSLAIISTPAGAAVLLDGKPAGNTPLVAEQLTPGEHIIQVSKEGSIGHTQAITVTAGARADVAVTLKPKEEEDKAPPQIIHTVGQKPREGRSYTVRTSARDNKGVKEVFLHFRAKQAGGDYVKSPMFKLAEGLYEGVVPSNFVKGSTLQYYLGAVDAAGNIGLDGTPESPYEMAIQALDKEPPSIMHEPAKNISDASELVISAKVLDNSGTATAQFAYRKAGEKNFVKEVRPATANGAASLNIPAAMMGGNAVEYYIEAWDEAENRATAGSAEKPLSIEILKVKPYAEGMVIERKEGAKEAVINIGSLDGLKKGDVLNVIRADEKIVDQATGQIRHIKQVAVGKIKVTALTPKTATVEVTAEIAPEKIVANQPTQLVRLRCGPVGGITATSTKIRAVDLAWMPAKEPEAAGYIIYRGETREGKYAIIATLKGAETAAYADTDSKASPINDETTYYYKVAAVNAEKVEGLPSEPAAATTKGGPAAPAAFKAVSNEILQVTFNWTKPSDPETAGYILQKADTEDGKFTDVLSIKRGEDLQAVLKASKETPLEDGRAYYYRLLAVNKVGKAGKPSATVAATTHPKPEAPAAPRIAKEFVRSISLNWDQHPDKDVAGYLVYRQDAPGGEFKKIGETKERAATALTDKGNHLKDGAEYHYAISAYLKGGAVESPLSQAVKAATFGPPETPRDFKASAGKFREVQLTWTPIKQEDIAGYELFRDADGKKPESIKKLPGRDVAAYTDKGGVFGALKDNAAYQYRIASYNVADVPSAQSEPVTGVTKPLPAKPAGLDGTSGEVKRTSLKWNANAEKDIKEYLVYRSMNADKGFSPAGSAKETSFTAGKLEDGATYYFRVTAKDTDGLESEPSDTVNVATKPLPAAPGAPAATAEQTVAGLSWNPSPTGDVVKYNIYKKGFLGGSIAGTVTDTSFTVKDLKADSSYTFYVTAVDSTGLESKPSAAVDVKTPK
- a CDS encoding Eco29kI family restriction endonuclease: MNDKPFNPLDKKNLGLSVADALLEQKAHQLKDVLKFDGAGVYAIYYAGNFPLYKRISAKNKNRKFDWPIYVGKAVPAGARKGGFGLDEQPGNVLFKRLQEHLASIEDAENLDAKDFFCRYLAVDDIWIPLGESLLIEKFSPLWNKVVDGFGNHDPGSGRHNQQNSPWDILHPGRAWAAKLKDNKKSRAKIAEEIEAFLDRH
- a CDS encoding phosphoribosylaminoimidazolesuccinocarboxamide synthase — encoded protein: MEKIYEGKAKILYLTDNPDQVIQHFKDDATAFNAQKRGTIVDKGVMNNMLTAHLFEFLEKNGVKTHFVKKLNDRDMLVKKVAIVPVEVVVRNVLAGSLAKKLGKEEGSQLAHPVVEYYYKDDALGDPMIMPDHVLVFGWATQGELDVIRAAALRVNGLLLELFKNHGIRLVDFKLEFGRFKGEIILADEFSPDTSRLWDMESGEKMDKDRFRRDLGKVEESYREVVRRICGQ
- a CDS encoding adenylosuccinate lyase — protein: MIERYTLKEMAALWSPHNKFAAWLEVEIAACEAHHKLGNIPAGALAVIRQKANFDVARIDEIEREVRHDVIAFLTSVAEFVGPESRYVHMGLTSSDVVDTALCALMKRAGGLILEKLDLFLAALEKQAYAYKMTPCMGRTHGVHAEPTTFGLKLALWHAEMRRNRKRLVSAVETIGVGKISGAVGTHAHCSPDIEKYVCEKMGLVPAPISTQIIQRDRHADYMAALAITAATIEKIALEIRHLQRSEVLEAEEPFHQGQKGSSAMPHKRNPVVCEQMCGLARVMRGNMHTALENVALWHERDISHSGAERVIVPDSTTLLHYMLEKMRKVIEGLHVYPKRMLKNIDATYGLFYSQKVLLALVESGMIREDAYALVQGLAMRCWREELLFKDVVRAEPKIAERLTPARIEELFDLNYYLRNVDEIFKRVFGG
- a CDS encoding sigma-54-dependent Fis family transcriptional regulator; this translates as MGNYEAAVLIVDDDEVALLTLGSILKLEGFQALTARNGLEALNVLERESVDMIIADQKMPHMDGPGLLKEMKKRGISLPFIMLTGHGTIDMAVAMMKDGATDYMIKPFEPLALVAAVRRNLEFRRLNEENVKLKSQLKEQYSFHNIVTQSALMKRVLETTEKVAAALNTTVAIYGESGTGKEVLARAIHFSGPRMANNFVAVNCAGIPSTLLESELFGHVKGAFTGADRERDGKFGLAQKGTILLDEIGDMPMDLQVKLLRVLQERVYEKVGSNQPIKADFRIIVSTNRNLEEMVGRGSFRADLFHRISSFPITLPPLRERKEDIPLLARHFLDHLREELGKPLPGLSEKAMEKLLGYGWPGNIRELKNCLERAAILTEGELIQPKHLIINEDNDRAAPGGSRPGHVHLVIDLPEEGFSMEKVTDEVLKLALEKCGGNKSKAADLLKLDRSIFYRRL
- a CDS encoding DNA cytosine methyltransferase, whose product is MNSIELFAGAGGLAMGVSNSGFSHKAVIEYDADSCETLRENKKRGVKPVAAWPIFQHDVRKFDYSALNGEITLVAGGPPCQPFSLAGKHRGFNDRRDLFPEAVRAVRELQPKAVIFENVKGLLRPAFSKYFEYIVLQLSYPFLAAKREEGWEEHLSRLERHHTQSRRKDVSYKVLFRLLNAADFGVPQKRERVFFVAVRADIDLEWNFPAPTHSQDALLFDQWISGAYWKRHGVSSRHIPRMDKRLAPKIRRMESRLFGPTLKPWATVRDAIAGLPDPRAKEARTIPNHVFNDGAKTYPGHTGSPLDEPAKTLKAGDHGVPGGENMMVLPSGDVRYFTVRESARLQTFPDKYLFPRTWTESMRQIGNAVPVRLGQAVAESVASLLRGHN
- a CDS encoding MBL fold metallo-hydrolase; protein product: MKLCVLGSGSEGNAILVHSDTSAVLIDAGFACRELENRLKRIGFEPGDIKAIAITHEHADHIRGAALFSRRYGIPLYLTRGTALAANGQLEKAGRLETVTPDEPFTVGDITLHPFAIPHDAAEPVAYLGECGGRRALIMTDLGHVTVRAVEKFRLAHLALVESNHDPELLKIGPYPWPLKQRIAGKLGHLSNDDCMALLADAAGDGLNTVIFAHLSRQNNNPNLVRVGADSFFAAAGHKIKCEIARQDHPGELHDV